A genomic segment from Pollutimonas thiosulfatoxidans encodes:
- a CDS encoding LysE/ArgO family amino acid transporter, whose protein sequence is MLSFVSSSAQLTAWASGTATGLGLFAVVGAQSAFILRQGLLRAHLISILLLCALIDAVFIFASVWSLQTITHWFPWLTDAILGFGVCFLFWYALQSARRAWRPQAAAAMHRAVPSRRAALLGALGFTLLNPHFWLDMMVVGSLAHGFADGRLAFAAGALSASVLWLAILGAGSRLLAPVFADPRAWRVLDGTIAVVMAGLALRLATGTT, encoded by the coding sequence ATGCTGTCATTCGTTTCTTCTTCCGCGCAACTCACTGCCTGGGCAAGTGGCACCGCCACGGGCCTGGGACTATTTGCCGTGGTTGGCGCGCAAAGTGCGTTCATCCTACGGCAGGGGCTGCTGCGGGCGCACCTGATCAGCATTCTTTTGCTCTGCGCACTGATCGATGCCGTATTCATCTTCGCCAGCGTATGGAGCTTGCAGACGATCACGCATTGGTTTCCCTGGTTGACCGACGCCATCTTGGGGTTCGGCGTCTGCTTTCTTTTCTGGTATGCCTTGCAGTCGGCGCGGCGCGCCTGGCGGCCTCAAGCCGCTGCCGCCATGCACCGGGCAGTTCCCTCGCGCCGGGCGGCCTTACTGGGCGCCTTGGGCTTCACATTGCTTAATCCGCATTTCTGGCTGGACATGATGGTGGTCGGATCGCTGGCGCATGGTTTTGCCGACGGCCGGCTGGCGTTTGCAGCCGGCGCCCTGTCAGCCAGCGTACTGTGGCTGGCAATCCTGGGGGCCGGTTCGCGCCTCCTGGCGCCGGTCTTTGCCGATCCGCGCGCCTGGCGGGTTCTGGACGGAACCAT
- a CDS encoding LysR family transcriptional regulator ArgP: MRIDHGNLRALAAVVHEGSFERAAMALSVTPSAISQRIKALEERMGRLLVLRTVPVTATSDGQVLVQLAKQTAVLEHDALERLGLDDQAAQPSIAVAVNHDSLETWFMHAAELFATQSSATLDLQSEDQDHTAALLRNGSVLAAVTTLADPVQGCRLHPLGSMRYVATCSPAFHARFFSKGVNARSVAQAPVLVFNRKDALQGQFAGRIMGAAPWQPPVWWLPSSRAFVQATLSGLGWTMNPLPLVQHHLDAGRLLPLRARAWEDVPLYWQHWRVNSQAMQALTDAVLQASRSLVKRRAG; encoded by the coding sequence ATGAGAATCGATCACGGAAACCTGCGAGCTTTGGCCGCAGTGGTGCATGAAGGAAGTTTCGAGCGCGCAGCGATGGCGCTGTCCGTCACGCCTTCCGCCATCTCGCAACGTATCAAGGCGCTGGAAGAGCGCATGGGACGGCTGCTGGTTCTACGTACTGTGCCCGTGACTGCCACGTCCGATGGCCAGGTGCTGGTTCAACTGGCCAAGCAAACCGCAGTGCTGGAGCACGACGCGCTTGAACGCCTGGGCCTGGATGACCAGGCGGCTCAACCCAGCATCGCGGTGGCGGTCAATCACGACAGCCTGGAAACCTGGTTCATGCACGCTGCCGAACTATTCGCCACGCAGTCCAGTGCCACGCTGGATCTGCAGTCGGAAGATCAGGACCACACGGCGGCATTGCTGCGCAACGGTTCGGTGCTGGCAGCGGTCACGACGCTGGCCGACCCAGTGCAGGGGTGTCGGCTGCATCCGCTGGGTTCCATGCGCTATGTCGCCACCTGCTCGCCGGCGTTTCATGCGCGCTTCTTCAGCAAAGGGGTCAACGCACGCAGCGTCGCGCAGGCACCCGTATTGGTTTTTAACCGCAAGGATGCCTTGCAAGGCCAGTTTGCCGGCAGGATTATGGGCGCCGCGCCATGGCAGCCTCCGGTGTGGTGGTTGCCGTCGTCGCGTGCGTTTGTACAGGCCACCTTAAGCGGCCTGGGCTGGACCATGAATCCGCTGCCGCTGGTCCAGCACCATCTGGATGCTGGTAGGCTGTTGCCGTTACGAGCACGCGCATGGGAGGACGTACCACTTTACTGGCAACATTGGCGGGTAAATTCCCAGGCGATGCAGGCATTGACTGATGCCGTGCTGCAGGCGTCTCGCAGCCTTGTCAAACGGCGCGCCGGCTAG
- a CDS encoding M90 family metallopeptidase — translation MFRWLAGRGASLRETARELARIPDSAWLEALGAHHFLSGLSAEESAALRQRVAWLLASKSFTGVHGLVISDQIRLSIAVQAALPVLHLDLAVYEGWTEIVVYPGGFLIPRTDVDENGVVHEYVQEASGEAWEGGPVILSWEDSSGGLADGTNVVIHEFAHKLDLYAGEADGMPSLSAHRELAPARWRQVLDDAFDRFERALTLVEEAIPADVDPESQEGAAWFDTLPLDPYAATDKAEFFAVSSEAFFVDPAPLASALPEWYGLLALYYRQDTVLRLASGATR, via the coding sequence ATGTTCCGATGGTTGGCCGGACGGGGGGCATCGCTGCGCGAAACAGCGCGCGAGCTGGCCCGCATTCCCGATAGCGCCTGGCTAGAGGCTTTGGGCGCGCATCATTTTCTGTCAGGACTTTCCGCTGAAGAAAGCGCCGCACTGCGTCAGCGGGTAGCCTGGCTGCTTGCAAGTAAAAGCTTCACCGGCGTGCATGGGCTGGTTATTTCGGACCAAATCCGTCTGTCCATTGCGGTCCAGGCTGCCTTGCCTGTGCTGCACCTGGATCTGGCCGTATACGAAGGCTGGACGGAAATCGTGGTGTATCCGGGTGGCTTTCTTATTCCACGCACCGATGTCGATGAGAACGGCGTTGTGCACGAATACGTGCAAGAGGCTTCCGGCGAGGCCTGGGAAGGCGGACCCGTTATCTTGTCGTGGGAAGACAGCAGTGGCGGTTTGGCCGATGGCACCAATGTTGTGATTCACGAGTTCGCTCACAAGTTGGACCTTTATGCCGGCGAAGCCGATGGCATGCCTAGCCTGTCGGCGCATCGCGAGCTTGCGCCCGCGCGGTGGCGGCAAGTTCTGGACGATGCGTTCGATCGCTTCGAGCGTGCCTTGACGTTGGTAGAAGAAGCCATACCCGCTGATGTCGACCCCGAATCGCAGGAAGGCGCCGCCTGGTTCGATACCTTGCCGCTGGATCCTTACGCAGCGACTGACAAGGCGGAGTTTTTCGCTGTCAGCTCGGAGGCGTTCTTTGTGGATCCGGCTCCGCTGGCGAGCGCACTGCCCGAGTGGTATGGCTTGCTGGCGCTTTATTACCGCCAGGATACCGTGCTGCGCCTGGCTTCAGGTGCAACACGGTAG
- a CDS encoding peptidylprolyl isomerase — protein sequence MTQATARHILVATEEQCQDLKTAIEGGADFAQVAKDNSSCPSSRDGGNLGSFGPGDMVKEFDEVVFSAPLNVVQGPVKTQFGYHLLEVTDRQD from the coding sequence ATGACCCAAGCCACAGCCCGCCACATCCTTGTCGCCACTGAAGAACAGTGCCAAGACCTGAAAACCGCGATTGAAGGCGGCGCAGATTTCGCCCAAGTGGCAAAAGATAATTCCAGTTGCCCATCCAGCCGCGACGGCGGCAACCTGGGCAGCTTTGGCCCCGGCGACATGGTGAAGGAATTTGACGAAGTCGTCTTCAGCGCCCCGCTGAATGTCGTGCAAGGGCCAGTCAAGACCCAGTTTGGCTACCACTTGCTGGAAGTCACAGATCGTCAGGACTGA
- a CDS encoding LysR substrate-binding domain-containing protein translates to MRTRYPPLPALTAFEIVYRLRSISKAAQELSVTQSAVSKQIQSLESFFDLTLFERRPRSLHPTAAADLLWARLVPCLDELEGVVREMMATRQGGGVLNLAVVPTFATRWLMPRLRKLAHTHPGLVLNLSTQLDRFEFSGTGLDAGIIFGQPDWPNCDYDLIAEESQVVVCSPSFIAQHGRPAAHPDIARFKLLHSASRPNAWPRWFEFHGLPEPAGAPGPRFDLFSMVAEAAKAGLGVALLPELLIDDELKQGALIRLFAVEPYSAGAYYFIYPRPKAKMSGLQAFRDWLLDEAKQT, encoded by the coding sequence ATGAGAACCCGCTACCCTCCTCTTCCGGCCCTGACCGCCTTTGAAATCGTCTACCGCCTGCGCAGCATCAGCAAGGCCGCACAAGAGCTGTCCGTTACCCAAAGCGCCGTCAGCAAGCAGATACAGAGCCTGGAAAGCTTCTTTGACCTGACGCTGTTCGAGCGTCGCCCGCGCAGTTTGCATCCGACAGCCGCGGCGGACCTGCTCTGGGCGCGCCTGGTTCCGTGCCTGGATGAACTTGAAGGCGTCGTTCGCGAGATGATGGCCACCCGGCAAGGCGGCGGTGTACTGAACCTGGCCGTCGTGCCCACCTTCGCCACGCGCTGGCTGATGCCGCGCCTGCGCAAGCTGGCGCATACACATCCCGGTCTGGTGCTGAATCTTTCCACGCAACTGGACCGCTTCGAATTCTCGGGCACCGGCCTGGACGCGGGCATCATCTTCGGGCAGCCCGACTGGCCCAACTGCGACTATGACCTCATCGCCGAAGAAAGCCAGGTGGTCGTGTGCAGTCCATCCTTTATTGCCCAGCATGGGCGCCCAGCGGCACACCCCGACATCGCGCGCTTCAAGCTGCTGCATTCCGCATCCCGCCCTAACGCCTGGCCCCGGTGGTTTGAGTTTCACGGCCTGCCCGAGCCGGCCGGAGCGCCGGGGCCGCGTTTCGATTTGTTTTCCATGGTGGCCGAAGCGGCGAAGGCCGGACTGGGCGTGGCCCTGCTGCCCGAACTGTTGATCGATGACGAGTTGAAGCAAGGAGCCTTGATCCGCTTGTTTGCGGTGGAGCCGTATTCGGCTGGCGCCTACTACTTTATCTACCCACGCCCGAAAGCCAAGATGTCGGGCTTGCAGGCATTTCGCGACTGGCTGCTCGATGAGGCCAAACAAACATAG
- a CDS encoding DUF1338 domain-containing protein translates to MSTPLVTLLNACLGEARSGELMQLMHIPEVFHKGINPDPDQNLVSRAELAFALNMLLFRDLLERVPEGKAYTQDTLATGGRVFFDHGAVRTVALPRCGALPGGEECLTRVLAPLGYRLNEIYPLPRLKMTGRSYVHDDLPEEMPQFFVSELHVDRFSPAFQKAAERVVADSVDPLDAIHHDLLNTLAAERALPWRDALALLTAMFRCFDRQHGTPALADYEILQAESQEMAWISTEGNAFNHVTDRVPNVEQLRDEQEQLGRSIKPNVEVAARGSVRQTAYRAAQVERVFRSEQGCVLRRVPGSFYEFISRDRVDHAQEGKKLDLGFDSGNATAIFQMTAAEAVG, encoded by the coding sequence GTGTCGACCCCTCTCGTTACTCTATTAAACGCCTGTCTGGGCGAGGCCCGCAGCGGCGAGCTCATGCAATTGATGCATATCCCGGAAGTATTCCACAAAGGCATTAATCCTGATCCCGACCAGAACCTCGTCAGCCGGGCTGAACTGGCTTTCGCACTGAACATGTTGTTGTTCCGCGACTTGCTGGAGCGGGTGCCCGAGGGCAAGGCCTACACACAAGATACCTTGGCTACGGGTGGGCGTGTTTTCTTCGACCACGGTGCCGTGCGCACGGTCGCGTTGCCGCGCTGCGGTGCCCTGCCGGGCGGTGAGGAATGCTTGACGCGCGTGCTGGCGCCGCTGGGCTATCGGCTTAACGAAATCTATCCCTTGCCGCGCCTGAAGATGACAGGGCGCTCTTATGTGCACGACGATCTGCCTGAAGAGATGCCTCAGTTCTTCGTCAGCGAGCTGCATGTCGACCGGTTCTCTCCCGCTTTTCAAAAGGCGGCGGAACGCGTGGTGGCCGATAGCGTCGACCCGTTGGACGCCATTCATCATGACTTGCTGAACACACTGGCGGCAGAGCGCGCCTTGCCTTGGCGCGATGCCCTGGCCCTGCTGACGGCGATGTTCCGTTGCTTTGATCGTCAGCATGGCACGCCGGCCCTGGCGGATTATGAGATCCTTCAGGCAGAATCACAGGAAATGGCCTGGATCAGCACCGAAGGCAATGCCTTCAATCATGTAACTGACCGGGTGCCTAATGTAGAACAGCTGCGCGATGAGCAAGAGCAGTTGGGGCGGTCCATCAAGCCGAATGTAGAAGTTGCCGCCCGCGGCAGCGTGCGTCAGACTGCTTACCGTGCAGCCCAGGTCGAGCGCGTGTTCCGCAGCGAGCAGGGTTGTGTGCTGCGCCGCGTGCCCGGCTCGTTTTACGAGTTTATTTCGCGCGACCGCGTAGATCACGCCCAAGAGGGCAAGAAGCTGGACCTGGGTTTTGACAGCGGCAACGCCACAGCGATTTTTCAGATGACTGCGGCAGAGGCAGTCGGCTGA
- a CDS encoding aspartate aminotransferase family protein, giving the protein MSSKHLMDTYRRAPLAFSRGEGIYLYTDDATPYMDLTSGIGVNNLGYSHPHIVRALTEQAGKLWHVSNQFRIPGQERLADRLCEASFADRAFFANSGAEAVECALKLARRYFDVSGQPDRWRTIVFDGAFHGRTFASIMAGDGEQYREGYAPHMDGFDRAQFGNLDSVRALIRENTAAIMVEPVQGEGGVRAASAEFLAGLRQLADEYGLLLILDEVQSGNGRTGKLYCHEWSGITPDIMATAKGLGAGFPMAVCLATEAVSQGFGVGNHGTTFGGNPLAMAVGNAVLDVLTEPGFLDSVQDIAVYLRKGLTDLVDRHPALIRAPLRGSGLMIGLPAIAPNTEIVSAFRQQGVLALTARDNIVRLLPPLVITRDQVDAALHAMDAALAGLAA; this is encoded by the coding sequence ATGTCGAGCAAACACCTGATGGACACCTACCGTCGCGCACCGCTGGCTTTCAGCCGTGGCGAGGGCATCTACCTGTACACCGATGACGCCACCCCCTATATGGACTTGACCAGCGGGATCGGTGTGAACAACCTGGGCTACAGCCATCCGCACATCGTACGGGCGCTCACCGAGCAGGCCGGCAAGCTATGGCACGTATCGAATCAATTTCGTATTCCGGGTCAGGAGCGGCTGGCGGATCGGCTGTGCGAGGCGAGCTTCGCTGATCGCGCATTCTTTGCCAACAGCGGTGCGGAAGCTGTCGAGTGCGCCTTGAAGCTGGCGCGCCGCTATTTCGATGTCAGCGGGCAGCCCGATCGATGGCGCACCATCGTATTCGATGGGGCCTTCCATGGGCGCACGTTCGCCTCCATCATGGCGGGCGACGGCGAACAGTACCGCGAGGGCTATGCCCCCCATATGGATGGATTCGACCGTGCCCAGTTCGGCAACCTGGATTCCGTGCGGGCACTGATACGCGAAAACACGGCGGCCATCATGGTAGAGCCCGTACAGGGCGAGGGCGGCGTGCGGGCTGCCAGCGCTGAGTTCCTGGCGGGCCTGCGCCAACTTGCGGACGAGTATGGTCTGCTGCTTATTTTGGACGAGGTGCAAAGCGGCAATGGCCGTACCGGCAAGCTGTATTGTCATGAGTGGTCGGGCATCACGCCCGACATCATGGCTACTGCGAAAGGCCTGGGTGCCGGCTTTCCGATGGCCGTATGTCTGGCAACCGAGGCGGTCTCGCAGGGCTTTGGGGTGGGTAACCACGGCACCACCTTCGGCGGAAACCCGCTAGCCATGGCGGTGGGTAATGCCGTCCTGGACGTGCTGACCGAGCCCGGATTCCTGGATTCCGTGCAGGATATTGCCGTGTATTTGCGCAAGGGCCTGACCGATCTGGTCGATCGGCATCCTGCACTGATACGGGCACCGCTGCGCGGCTCAGGCCTGATGATAGGCCTGCCGGCCATCGCGCCCAATACGGAAATCGTGAGCGCTTTCCGGCAGCAAGGCGTGCTGGCACTGACGGCGCGTGACAACATCGTTCGCCTGCTGCCCCCGCTGGTCATTACGCGAGATCAGGTCGATGCCGCGCTGCACGCCATGGATGCTGCGCTTGCCGGGTTGGCTGCCTAA
- a CDS encoding LysR family transcriptional regulator, with translation MITLKNLETFVWVVRLGGFGHTAKRLNTTQSAVSQRIAQLESTIGMPLIDRQPRRTVVTPKGRELLPYAEQMLRLQSEIQHTVGTSDTLRGHIRLGVAETIAHTQLVGLVQKMQTVYPSVVVDIEVDVSANLRDSLLRGDLDMIIPSMPILAPNVRNHDYVRYPMAWVAPPSLPLPAGRITLKDIAQFPIITYSKVTHPYQGLRDMFVRAGIADFKLYGNTSLSAIARMCAGGIGVSVMPPTIIQSELKSGELRIVDVVDGQLEDLQFTISYVLSADAYLLEAIARLALDHR, from the coding sequence ATGATTACCCTTAAAAACCTGGAAACCTTTGTGTGGGTGGTCCGGCTCGGCGGATTTGGTCATACAGCGAAACGCCTGAACACCACGCAATCTGCGGTGTCGCAGCGCATAGCACAGTTGGAAAGCACCATAGGCATGCCGCTGATAGATCGTCAGCCACGACGAACGGTGGTCACGCCCAAGGGCCGCGAACTACTGCCTTATGCGGAACAGATGCTACGGCTGCAATCCGAGATACAGCACACGGTCGGTACATCGGATACCTTGCGCGGCCATATCCGCCTCGGTGTGGCCGAGACCATCGCGCATACCCAACTGGTTGGACTGGTGCAGAAGATGCAGACGGTCTATCCCTCTGTTGTTGTCGACATCGAGGTAGACGTTTCAGCGAACCTGCGGGATTCCCTATTGCGGGGTGATCTGGACATGATCATTCCGTCGATGCCCATACTTGCGCCCAACGTGCGCAATCACGATTACGTGCGCTACCCCATGGCCTGGGTAGCGCCGCCCTCGCTGCCCCTGCCCGCAGGCCGCATCACCTTGAAAGACATTGCGCAGTTTCCGATCATCACTTATTCCAAAGTGACTCATCCTTACCAGGGCCTGCGCGACATGTTCGTGCGCGCTGGCATTGCCGACTTCAAGCTATACGGCAACACCTCTTTGTCGGCCATCGCCCGCATGTGCGCCGGAGGCATCGGCGTATCCGTCATGCCGCCCACAATCATTCAGTCCGAACTGAAAAGCGGGGAACTGCGCATCGTCGATGTGGTCGACGGACAACTGGAGGACCTGCAATTTACCATCAGCTATGTCTTGTCCGCCGACGCCTACCTGCTGGAGGCCATCGCCAGGCTGGCCCTGGACCACCGTTAG
- a CDS encoding putative hydro-lyase — MHGVTRNSLIPRELRQQIRTGAIQGQTSGMAPGFVQANLAILPKDWADDFLAFCHVNPKSCPVIGMTQPGDPFLPLLGEEIDLRSDLPGYYVWENGVRVQETTDVSSLWRDDLVGFAIGCSFSFEHALMDAGIRLRHIEEGRNVAIFRSNIPCAPAGRFQGPMVVSMRSMTPADAIRAIQICTRFPNVHGAPVHFGDPAAIGIADLNKPDYGDVVEIRPGEVPVFWACGVTPQAVLQTSKPPFCITHAPGSMLITDLRISEISLF; from the coding sequence ATGCACGGCGTGACTCGCAATTCATTGATCCCTCGCGAACTTCGTCAACAGATACGCACAGGCGCGATACAGGGCCAGACATCTGGTATGGCGCCCGGCTTCGTACAAGCCAATCTGGCCATCCTGCCCAAGGACTGGGCCGACGACTTCCTGGCCTTTTGTCATGTGAACCCCAAGTCCTGTCCGGTCATCGGCATGACTCAGCCGGGCGATCCCTTCCTGCCGCTGTTGGGCGAAGAGATCGATCTGCGCAGCGATCTGCCTGGCTACTACGTCTGGGAAAACGGCGTACGCGTGCAGGAAACGACGGATGTTTCGTCCTTATGGCGCGATGATCTGGTCGGCTTTGCCATCGGCTGCTCGTTCTCGTTCGAGCATGCCTTGATGGACGCCGGCATCAGGCTGCGCCATATCGAGGAAGGGCGCAATGTCGCGATCTTCCGCAGCAATATTCCATGCGCCCCTGCCGGCCGGTTTCAAGGTCCGATGGTGGTGTCCATGCGTTCGATGACGCCGGCCGACGCCATCCGTGCCATCCAGATCTGTACCCGCTTTCCGAACGTGCACGGCGCACCCGTGCATTTTGGCGATCCGGCAGCCATAGGCATTGCGGACCTGAACAAACCCGACTACGGCGACGTCGTCGAGATAAGACCCGGCGAGGTGCCGGTGTTCTGGGCTTGTGGCGTTACGCCGCAAGCCGTACTGCAGACCAGCAAACCCCCGTTTTGCATTACCCATGCGCCCGGATCCATGCTGATCACTGATCTTCGCATCAGCGAGATCTCGCTGTTCTAA
- a CDS encoding TRAP transporter substrate-binding protein, producing MSHSKWLKPLLSLALAASVSTIAVAEDLPKAKLNVVGSWSNLSQYKDFEYPFWTKEIPEKSNGAITAQIKGLNELGLKGGEIGRLMQQGVIQFASIPPGYLASDDPRNEVIDLAGLSPDIETARKVTEAYRPVLEKLYAEKYDAKLLGVWPFSSQVLYCKAPITGLKDLAGKKVRTGNRTLTDFVGALGGTGVTLTFAEVVQALQTGVVDCAITGTLSGYSAKWYEVSDYLYTLPVGWSQVVHSVSNKAWDKLDPKTQAFLQKEIQGLEDRIWIAADKETAEGIACNTGNAPCPYGDPAKMQAVEFSDADRDALHKLLEDVVVKSWSQRCGPACSADFNETVGPVVGITLP from the coding sequence ATGTCACATTCAAAATGGCTTAAGCCATTGCTGTCCCTGGCCCTTGCCGCTAGCGTATCCACAATCGCCGTGGCCGAAGATTTGCCCAAGGCAAAACTGAACGTTGTCGGTAGCTGGAGCAACCTGTCGCAGTACAAAGACTTCGAATACCCGTTCTGGACCAAGGAAATCCCCGAGAAATCCAACGGTGCGATTACCGCGCAGATCAAGGGCCTGAATGAACTCGGCCTGAAAGGCGGCGAAATCGGCCGACTGATGCAGCAGGGCGTGATCCAGTTCGCGTCCATCCCTCCCGGCTACCTCGCCAGCGACGACCCGCGTAACGAAGTGATCGACTTGGCGGGCCTGAGCCCCGATATCGAAACCGCTCGCAAGGTCACCGAAGCCTATCGCCCCGTCCTGGAAAAACTGTACGCGGAAAAATATGACGCCAAGCTATTGGGCGTATGGCCGTTCTCGAGCCAGGTGCTGTATTGCAAGGCGCCCATCACGGGCTTGAAGGACTTGGCCGGAAAGAAAGTGCGCACGGGGAATCGCACGCTTACCGATTTTGTCGGCGCGCTGGGTGGTACGGGCGTAACGCTGACCTTTGCCGAGGTCGTGCAAGCCTTGCAAACCGGCGTGGTCGATTGCGCCATTACCGGCACGCTGTCGGGCTATTCGGCCAAGTGGTACGAAGTCAGCGACTATCTGTACACCTTGCCGGTAGGCTGGAGCCAGGTCGTGCATAGCGTCAGCAACAAGGCGTGGGACAAGCTTGATCCCAAGACGCAGGCTTTCCTGCAAAAGGAAATTCAAGGTCTCGAAGACCGCATCTGGATCGCAGCCGACAAAGAGACAGCTGAAGGCATCGCCTGCAATACAGGCAACGCTCCTTGCCCTTACGGAGATCCAGCCAAGATGCAAGCCGTCGAGTTCTCGGATGCCGACCGCGATGCACTGCACAAGCTGCTTGAAGATGTCGTGGTCAAGTCCTGGAGCCAGCGCTGCGGCCCGGCGTGCAGCGCCGATTTCAATGAAACCGTCGGCCCGGTCGTCGGCATTACCCTGCCCTAA
- a CDS encoding TRAP transporter small permease subunit yields the protein MQKLYTWAERLSRAATWGSAALLFAVAAYITLDVVMRKLLNISLHGSDELAGYALAISTSWGLSFSLLRRANIRIDALYSRLPQRWTVWLDLLGLIAMGIFMAFVTWFATQMLISSATMNATASTQLQTPLIIPQGLWVAGFMLFMFVLVVLILRVVGLLVRGDTAGVRLIAGIRSVEEEVSDEVSPQTLQAIQSEVPHAR from the coding sequence ATGCAAAAGCTCTACACCTGGGCCGAGCGGCTCAGCAGGGCCGCTACCTGGGGTAGCGCGGCCTTGCTGTTTGCCGTGGCCGCTTACATCACCCTTGACGTGGTCATGCGCAAGTTGCTGAATATATCGCTGCACGGCAGCGATGAGCTGGCCGGCTACGCCCTTGCCATCAGCACGAGCTGGGGGCTGTCGTTTTCCCTGTTGCGGCGCGCCAATATCCGGATAGACGCTCTGTACTCTCGCTTGCCGCAGCGCTGGACGGTTTGGCTGGATCTGCTGGGCCTGATCGCGATGGGTATCTTCATGGCGTTTGTGACGTGGTTCGCCACTCAGATGCTGATCAGTTCGGCAACCATGAATGCCACTGCAAGTACACAATTGCAGACGCCGCTGATTATTCCGCAAGGCTTGTGGGTCGCCGGATTCATGCTGTTCATGTTTGTTCTGGTGGTTCTCATCTTGCGCGTAGTAGGTTTGCTGGTCCGTGGCGACACGGCAGGCGTTCGCCTTATCGCAGGCATCCGCAGCGTTGAAGAGGAAGTCAGCGACGAGGTGTCGCCGCAGACGCTGCAGGCGATTCAATCAGAGGTGCCCCATGCTCGTTAA
- a CDS encoding TRAP transporter large permease, translating to MLVNALMLLLGMLALAVPVAAAMGILGLVLDQLYSMLPLYRASGEVFWSTSTDFLLVSIPMFILLGELMLRAGMAERLYDAMEKWLGWLPGGLMHANIGACAAFAATSGSSVATAATIGTVAIPQGERHGYSPPLFLGTLAAGGTLGILIPPSINMIIYGTLTDTSVPQLYLAGFFPGLVLAVIFSLTVVVACYFRPAWGGVRQETTWRARFASLINLVPPLLIFVVVVGSIYAGIATPTEAAAVGVMAALALAALYKSLSWAMLREAAESTIRTSSMVILIVLAAYFLNFVLVGIGLTDKLTSTILSLGWTPMQTFMAVVLFYLVLGCFLETLSMMVTTIPITAPLMISMGFDPVWFGIVVMVLLEMALITPPVGLNLFVVQGVRRGGSLNDVIFGAIPFVFALMAMVALLAFVPGVATWLPQQFY from the coding sequence ATGCTCGTTAACGCCTTGATGTTATTACTGGGGATGCTGGCCCTGGCCGTTCCTGTGGCTGCGGCCATGGGCATACTGGGGCTGGTCCTGGATCAGCTCTATTCAATGCTGCCTTTATATAGAGCCAGCGGCGAAGTATTTTGGTCGACCAGCACCGATTTCCTGCTGGTTTCCATACCGATGTTCATATTGCTGGGCGAGCTTATGCTGCGGGCCGGCATGGCCGAGCGCCTGTACGATGCCATGGAAAAATGGCTGGGCTGGCTACCCGGCGGTCTGATGCACGCCAACATTGGCGCCTGTGCCGCCTTTGCCGCCACATCGGGATCCAGCGTGGCCACGGCTGCCACCATCGGAACGGTGGCGATTCCCCAGGGCGAGCGACACGGCTATTCGCCACCGCTATTTCTGGGCACCTTGGCCGCGGGCGGTACGCTAGGCATCTTGATTCCGCCGTCCATCAACATGATCATCTACGGCACGCTCACCGATACTTCGGTGCCACAGCTCTACCTTGCGGGCTTTTTTCCCGGACTGGTACTGGCGGTCATCTTTTCGCTGACCGTGGTCGTTGCTTGCTACTTCAGGCCCGCCTGGGGAGGCGTCCGTCAGGAAACTACCTGGCGTGCGCGGTTTGCGTCGCTGATTAACCTGGTGCCGCCATTGCTGATCTTCGTGGTGGTGGTCGGATCGATTTATGCCGGGATCGCAACGCCTACAGAAGCTGCTGCCGTCGGCGTCATGGCAGCACTGGCCTTGGCTGCGTTGTATAAAAGCCTTTCCTGGGCGATGCTGCGCGAGGCCGCAGAAAGTACGATACGTACGTCGTCGATGGTCATTCTGATCGTTCTGGCGGCCTACTTCCTGAATTTCGTACTGGTGGGCATCGGCTTGACCGATAAACTGACAAGCACCATCTTGAGCCTGGGCTGGACGCCCATGCAGACATTCATGGCAGTTGTGCTGTTTTACCTGGTGTTGGGCTGTTTCCTGGAAACGCTGTCCATGATGGTCACAACGATACCAATCACCGCGCCGTTGATGATAAGCATGGGCTTCGATCCGGTCTGGTTTGGCATCGTGGTTATGGTGCTGCTTGAAATGGCACTGATCACGCCGCCTGTCGGGCTTAACCTGTTTGTCGTACAGGGCGTGCGCAGGGGTGGCTCGCTGAATGACGTTATCTTTGGGGCAATTCCCTTTGTTTTCGCCTTGATGGCCATGGTGGCATTGCTGGCCTTTGTGCCGGGCGTGGCTACCTGGTTGCCGCAACAGTTTTATTGA